In Geminicoccaceae bacterium, a single window of DNA contains:
- a CDS encoding membrane dipeptidase, which produces MDDVASGDEAGHGPVLIWDAHSCLPLDPAVDIGMLERHRLAGTGFVSVNVGMDMNPVEQILPLIASWRRQIAAMPDRYVLARGTGDVENARRTGRLAVGLDIEGAMPLLDRPDMVRMFHDLGVRQIHLAYNRNNNACGGCYDEDVPLSALGRQVVRAVNEAGMLMDCSHTGHRSSLDIIECSSSPAFFSHANPRAIRDDRRNVTDEQIDACAARGGVVCVNGIGRFLTDVAAGTPAILDCIDYLADRIGPLHVGLGLDYSYPGAGFDDFPFGVDRGYWWPSAFGYGAGGLQGVRCARPEQIPEILEGLDRRGYGDSDRRRIMGLNMLELARSVWGAGHREDAMGTTTARSHTST; this is translated from the coding sequence ATGGATGATGTTGCGAGTGGCGACGAGGCGGGCCATGGACCCGTCCTGATATGGGACGCGCATTCCTGCCTGCCGCTCGACCCGGCGGTGGACATCGGCATGCTCGAACGCCACCGGCTGGCCGGTACCGGCTTCGTCTCGGTCAATGTCGGCATGGACATGAACCCGGTCGAGCAGATCCTGCCGCTGATCGCGAGCTGGCGGCGGCAGATCGCGGCGATGCCCGACCGCTATGTGCTCGCCCGTGGCACGGGCGATGTCGAGAATGCCCGCCGGACGGGACGGCTGGCGGTGGGGCTCGACATCGAAGGGGCGATGCCGCTCCTGGACCGTCCCGACATGGTACGGATGTTCCACGACCTGGGCGTGCGCCAGATCCACCTTGCCTACAACCGCAACAACAATGCCTGTGGCGGCTGCTACGACGAGGACGTGCCGTTGTCCGCGCTCGGGCGGCAGGTCGTGCGTGCGGTCAACGAGGCGGGAATGCTCATGGACTGCTCGCATACCGGCCATCGTTCCAGCCTCGACATCATCGAATGCTCCTCCTCGCCGGCCTTCTTCAGCCATGCCAATCCCCGGGCGATCCGAGATGACAGGCGCAACGTCACGGACGAGCAGATCGATGCCTGTGCCGCCCGCGGCGGGGTCGTCTGCGTCAACGGCATCGGCCGCTTCCTCACCGACGTTGCCGCCGGGACGCCGGCCATTCTCGACTGCATCGACTACCTTGCCGACCGCATCGGGCCGCTTCACGTCGGGCTGGGGCTGGACTATTCCTATCCGGGCGCCGGTTTCGACGACTTTCCCTTCGGGGTCGACCGGGGCTACTGGTGGCCATCGGCCTTCGGCTATGGTGCGGGAGGGTTGCAGGGCGTGCGCTGTGCCCGGCCCGAGCAGATCCCCGAAATCCTCGAAGGGCTCGACCGGCGCGGCTACGGCGACAGCGACCGGCGGCGGATCATGGGCCTGAACATGCTCGAACTGGCCCGGTCCGTCTGGGGTGCCGGCCATCGCGAGGATGCCATGGGCACAACGACGGCAAGGAGCCACACATCCACATGA
- the puuE gene encoding allantoinase PuuE, with protein sequence MTYPRDLVGYGRTPPRAPWPGDARIAVQLVLNYEEGGENCILHGDAHSEAFLSEMVGASPLMGVRNIAMESLYEYGSRAGVWRILRLLEKKGVPMTCYAVAMAAARNPDVIRAMVDAGHEIASHGLRWIDYQYVGEETERRHVAEAVEILTGVAGTRPLGWYTGRVSPNTRRLVSEHGGFLYDADSYADDLPYWEKVGDRHELIVPYTLDANDMRFATPQGFNSGDQFFAYLRDSFDVLYEEGAQAPRMMSVGLHCRLVGRPGRLRALERFIDHAQSHEGVWFARRIDIARLWREHFPAPAV encoded by the coding sequence ATGACCTATCCCCGCGATCTCGTCGGCTACGGCCGTACCCCACCCCGCGCGCCATGGCCGGGCGATGCGCGAATAGCCGTGCAGCTCGTGCTGAACTACGAGGAGGGCGGGGAGAACTGCATCCTCCACGGCGACGCCCACAGCGAGGCGTTCCTCTCCGAGATGGTCGGGGCATCGCCGCTCATGGGCGTGCGCAACATCGCCATGGAATCGCTCTACGAATACGGTTCGCGGGCCGGTGTGTGGCGCATTCTCCGCCTGCTGGAGAAAAAGGGCGTGCCCATGACCTGCTACGCGGTGGCCATGGCTGCCGCCCGGAACCCGGACGTCATCCGGGCAATGGTCGATGCCGGGCACGAGATCGCCAGCCACGGCCTGCGCTGGATCGACTACCAGTATGTCGGCGAGGAGACCGAGCGCCGCCATGTCGCCGAGGCGGTGGAGATCCTCACCGGGGTCGCCGGAACCCGCCCGCTGGGCTGGTATACCGGCCGCGTCAGCCCCAACACCCGCCGCCTGGTCAGCGAGCATGGAGGCTTTCTCTATGACGCGGATTCCTATGCCGATGACCTTCCCTACTGGGAGAAGGTCGGGGATCGGCACGAGCTGATCGTTCCCTACACGCTCGATGCCAACGACATGCGTTTCGCCACGCCGCAGGGCTTCAATTCCGGCGACCAGTTCTTCGCCTATCTGCGCGACAGCTTCGATGTCCTCTACGAGGAAGGGGCGCAGGCGCCGCGGATGATGTCTGTGGGACTGCACTGCCGCCTCGTCGGCCGCCCCGGCCGGCTCAGGGCGCTGGAACGCTTCATCGACCATGCGCAGTCGCACGAGGGTGTATGGTTCGCCCGGCGCATCGACATCGCCCGCCTCTGGCGGGAGCATTTTCCCGCCCCCGCCGTTTGA
- a CDS encoding ABC transporter permease, with translation MLRFILMRVLQAIPVLLVMSIITFVIIQAPPGDYGDFIRTNMITQGNATIEAATAAADRYREEHGLNDPLYVQYFSWISGIIARGDFGFSYFYNKPVADVVAERLPPTIGLAITCHILASLLGIGFGILAATRQYSWIDTLLSFVSFLGMTIPRFLLALIILYVLAFKLNVQELGAFFSSRYGGQPWILGAFDFNWAKLWNLIQHIWPVVMIATFGGLAYNMRVMRGNLLDTLNAQYVETARAKGLSEAKVIMRHAVPNALHPLVAYQGVVLPYMLTGEIEVAIVFSLATVGPAIVGSMSIGDVYVTATLLLVLGATLIIGNIIADLLLAMLDPRVRLGGEK, from the coding sequence ATGCTCAGGTTCATCCTGATGCGTGTCCTGCAGGCCATTCCCGTCCTGCTGGTCATGAGCATCATCACGTTTGTCATCATCCAGGCGCCACCCGGCGATTATGGTGACTTCATCCGCACCAACATGATCACCCAGGGAAATGCGACCATCGAGGCGGCTACGGCCGCCGCCGACCGGTACCGCGAGGAACACGGGCTCAACGACCCGCTTTACGTCCAGTATTTCAGCTGGATCTCCGGGATCATCGCCCGTGGCGACTTCGGCTTTTCCTATTTCTACAACAAACCCGTGGCCGATGTGGTTGCCGAGCGGCTGCCGCCCACCATCGGGCTTGCCATTACCTGTCACATTCTGGCTTCGCTGCTCGGTATAGGCTTCGGCATCCTCGCCGCCACGAGACAGTACAGCTGGATCGATACACTCCTTTCCTTCGTCTCGTTCCTCGGCATGACGATCCCGCGCTTCCTGCTGGCGCTGATCATCCTCTACGTGCTGGCCTTCAAGCTCAACGTACAGGAACTGGGGGCGTTCTTTTCCTCGCGCTATGGCGGCCAGCCCTGGATCCTGGGCGCATTCGATTTCAACTGGGCCAAGCTGTGGAACCTGATCCAGCACATCTGGCCCGTGGTGATGATCGCCACCTTCGGCGGCCTCGCCTACAACATGCGGGTGATGCGCGGCAATCTGCTGGATACGCTGAATGCCCAATATGTCGAGACGGCCCGGGCCAAGGGTCTGAGCGAGGCCAAGGTCATCATGCGCCATGCCGTACCCAACGCGCTGCACCCGCTGGTGGCCTATCAGGGCGTGGTGCTGCCCTACATGCTCACCGGCGAGATCGAAGTGGCGATCGTCTTCTCACTGGCCACCGTGGGTCCCGCCATCGTCGGTTCGATGAGCATCGGCGATGTCTACGTCACCGCCACATTGCTGCTGGTACTGGGCGCCACGCTCATCATCGGCAACATCATCGCGGACCTGCTGCTGGCGATGCTCGATCCCAGGGTCCGGCTGGGAGGCGAGAAATGA
- a CDS encoding ABC transporter substrate-binding protein, whose translation MRKTWTGAITAALLASVSASALRAEMVEPTIAPDPPKFSAQGKVDFVKRSDILGYQALDSYSEPDWVTEKFVKTGKLPPVAERLPREPMVYRTGNMPDGVGEYGDVMRHVIGGRPEGWNYIAGQSQGWGGIDIGMSECLTRTGPLFQVEADDLEPLPNLARGWDWSEDGKSLTMHLIENAKWSDGDPFDADDVMFYWDDNVLDPEITPLNGATPGTFGEGTTLEKVDEYTIKWHFARAFPKEVLFDMAYGNFCPGPSHLLKPQHPRYSDNTYEQYRNAFPPEYMNFPVMGAWVPVEYRPDDIIVLRRNPYYWKVDEEGHQLPYLDEIHYRLSTWADRDVQAVAGTGDFSNLEQPESFVEALKRSAQPDAPARLGFGPRIIGYTLFPNLAGNGTGEPDEREQAVRDLNRNLDFRMAVSYGLDRERLGQSLVKGPFTAIYPGGIYGGTSFYDQASTVYYPYSIETAKMHLEKAGLVDTDGDGFVNFPQGTANGYNVEVTLLATNDYATDLSLMEGVIAMMEQIGLRVIARPLSNNDREAARLSGRYDWQIWRNRSELITVVQNTPELAPVGPRTTPTHLANANDELDLLPFEQEMVDKVNAFVASNDPDERKELMKAYQKLYTENLFGIGLTQYPGALIINKRFSNIPPGAPIFMYNWAEDNIIRERVYVASDRQQDYQLHPETLPGAPGGEGPVE comes from the coding sequence ATGCGCAAGACCTGGACAGGTGCCATTACCGCTGCACTTCTGGCGAGCGTTTCGGCATCCGCCTTGCGGGCAGAGATGGTCGAGCCGACAATTGCGCCGGATCCACCGAAATTCTCGGCGCAGGGAAAAGTGGATTTCGTCAAGCGATCGGACATCCTCGGATATCAGGCGCTGGATTCCTACAGCGAACCGGACTGGGTAACCGAGAAGTTCGTCAAGACGGGCAAGCTGCCGCCCGTGGCAGAACGCCTGCCCAGGGAACCGATGGTCTACAGGACCGGCAACATGCCCGACGGTGTCGGCGAATATGGCGACGTCATGCGTCATGTCATTGGCGGGCGGCCCGAAGGCTGGAACTATATCGCCGGCCAGAGCCAGGGATGGGGCGGCATCGACATCGGCATGTCGGAGTGCCTCACGCGCACGGGCCCGCTGTTCCAGGTCGAGGCGGACGATCTGGAGCCTTTGCCCAATCTCGCCAGGGGCTGGGACTGGAGCGAGGACGGCAAGAGCCTGACCATGCACCTCATCGAAAACGCGAAGTGGTCGGATGGCGATCCGTTCGATGCCGACGATGTGATGTTCTACTGGGACGACAATGTTCTCGATCCTGAGATTACACCGCTCAACGGAGCGACACCCGGCACTTTCGGTGAAGGCACCACGCTGGAGAAAGTCGACGAATATACGATAAAATGGCACTTCGCCCGCGCCTTCCCCAAGGAAGTGCTGTTCGACATGGCCTACGGCAATTTCTGTCCCGGCCCGTCACATCTCCTCAAGCCGCAACATCCGCGCTATTCTGACAATACTTATGAACAATATCGCAATGCATTTCCTCCTGAATACATGAACTTTCCGGTAATGGGAGCATGGGTTCCGGTGGAATACCGCCCCGACGATATCATCGTCCTCAGACGGAATCCCTATTACTGGAAGGTCGATGAGGAAGGGCATCAGCTTCCCTATCTCGACGAGATCCATTACCGCCTGTCGACATGGGCCGATCGGGATGTTCAGGCCGTGGCCGGTACCGGCGATTTCTCCAACCTGGAACAACCCGAAAGCTTCGTCGAGGCGCTCAAGCGCTCGGCGCAGCCCGATGCTCCCGCCCGGCTCGGATTTGGCCCGCGCATCATCGGATATACGCTCTTCCCCAATCTGGCCGGCAACGGCACGGGCGAGCCGGATGAACGCGAACAGGCCGTGCGCGACCTCAATCGCAACCTCGATTTCCGCATGGCCGTGAGCTACGGACTCGACCGCGAGCGTCTCGGCCAGTCGCTGGTCAAGGGACCGTTCACGGCAATATACCCGGGCGGCATCTACGGCGGCACGTCGTTCTACGACCAGGCGTCGACGGTCTACTATCCCTACTCCATCGAGACCGCGAAGATGCATCTCGAAAAGGCGGGGCTGGTCGACACCGATGGCGATGGCTTCGTCAACTTTCCTCAAGGCACGGCGAACGGTTACAATGTCGAGGTCACGCTGCTGGCCACCAACGACTACGCCACCGACCTGAGCCTGATGGAAGGTGTGATCGCCATGATGGAGCAGATCGGGTTGCGGGTCATCGCCCGGCCATTGTCCAACAACGACCGCGAGGCCGCACGCCTGTCCGGTCGCTACGACTGGCAGATATGGCGCAATCGTTCCGAACTCATCACGGTCGTCCAGAACACGCCGGAGCTTGCACCCGTCGGTCCGCGCACCACGCCCACGCATCTGGCCAATGCCAACGATGAACTGGACCTGCTGCCGTTCGAGCAGGAGATGGTGGACAAGGTGAATGCGTTCGTTGCCAGCAACGATCCGGATGAGCGCAAGGAGCTGATGAAGGCCTATCAGAAGCTCTACACGGAAAACCTGTTCGGCATCGGCCTGACCCAGTATCCGGGTGCTCTCATCATCAACAAGCGCTTTTCCAACATACCGCCCGGAGCGCCGATATTCATGTACAACTGGGCAGAGGACAACATCATCCGCGAGCGGGTGTATGTCGCCTCGGACAGGCAACAGGATTACCAGTTGCATCCCGAGACCCTGCCCGGGGCACCAGGCGGCGAAGGCCCGGTCGAGTAG
- a CDS encoding helix-turn-helix domain-containing protein, translating into MSGPLTSTVRHDRRFYAANRAFGRFGMRIFAPVTMDGPHWHGHIEGNLSTTSDLVYQFDGEKIRVPAGQPVFFWAGIPHQLAAIEAADDRDGPVPELCNLYLPLDSFLIMPHIARLQVALLSGGIVAAPADLCNRQHVERWYRDYRSRDVERSEIVKMELNALFRRLSIQPFTFVRQPWENGDAEGDLASTHVRHVVAMIRFVLENLGENMTSADVTRSTGLHANYAQALFTRTMRLPLKKFIIRMRLLRARAMLLESNVAITTIATQCGFNSMTQFYRHFTMAYGTPPNRLRQSYRNSDTLSGINEQEWRA; encoded by the coding sequence ATGAGTGGTCCGTTGACGAGCACCGTGCGGCACGACCGCCGCTTCTACGCTGCCAATCGTGCCTTCGGTCGGTTCGGAATGCGAATCTTTGCCCCGGTCACCATGGATGGGCCGCATTGGCATGGTCATATCGAAGGCAACCTCTCCACGACATCCGATCTGGTCTATCAGTTCGATGGAGAGAAAATTCGCGTACCTGCCGGCCAACCGGTTTTCTTCTGGGCCGGCATCCCCCATCAGCTCGCGGCCATAGAGGCTGCGGATGATCGCGATGGCCCGGTACCGGAACTCTGCAATCTCTACCTGCCTCTCGACTCGTTCCTGATCATGCCACACATCGCCCGTCTCCAGGTGGCGTTGCTGTCGGGCGGCATCGTTGCGGCTCCCGCAGATCTCTGTAATCGTCAGCATGTCGAGCGATGGTACCGCGACTATCGCAGCCGCGATGTCGAGCGCAGCGAAATCGTCAAGATGGAGCTCAACGCCCTGTTCCGTCGTCTCTCAATCCAGCCATTCACCTTTGTACGGCAGCCATGGGAGAATGGTGACGCAGAGGGCGACCTCGCCTCGACCCACGTCCGGCACGTTGTGGCCATGATCCGCTTCGTGCTCGAAAATCTTGGCGAAAACATGACCAGTGCGGACGTCACCCGGAGTACCGGTCTTCATGCCAATTATGCCCAGGCCCTCTTTACCCGCACCATGAGGCTTCCACTGAAGAAATTCATCATCCGCATGCGTCTCCTGCGCGCTCGCGCGATGCTGCTCGAAAGCAATGTCGCGATCACGACGATCGCGACCCAGTGCGGCTTCAATTCAATGACGCAGTTCTACAGGCATTTCACCATGGCGTATGGAACCCCGCCCAACCGCTTGCGTCAAAGTTACAGAAACTCCGATACACTTTCAGGCATCAATGAACAGGAATGGAGGGCATAG
- the gatC gene encoding Asp-tRNA(Asn)/Glu-tRNA(Gln) amidotransferase subunit GatC, which translates to MSLDQATVSRIARLARISVPREDEPSLAAELSQIFNWIEQLGEVDTDDVEPLRSVMELHREWRADVVNDGDRAGDVVANAPAVHDDCFVVPKVIE; encoded by the coding sequence ATGTCACTCGACCAGGCCACCGTCTCGCGGATTGCGCGACTTGCACGCATTTCCGTACCCAGGGAGGACGAGCCTTCGCTCGCAGCCGAACTGTCGCAGATATTCAACTGGATCGAACAGCTCGGCGAGGTGGACACTGACGATGTCGAGCCGTTGCGGTCGGTGATGGAACTCCATCGCGAATGGCGGGCGGACGTCGTGAACGACGGCGACAGGGCCGGTGATGTGGTGGCCAACGCGCCCGCCGTCCATGACGACTGTTTCGTGGTGCCGAAGGTAATCGAGTGA
- the gatB gene encoding Asp-tRNA(Asn)/Glu-tRNA(Gln) amidotransferase subunit GatB: MDLENDPMSYRIEGATGSWEIVCGLEVHAQVATESKLFSGASTAFGGAPNSHVAMLDAGMPGMLPVVNERAVEMAVMTGLGLNAKINNLSIFERKNYFYPDLPLGYQISQYQAPIVGEGVLTIDMEDGSNRPIRITRLHLEADAGKSIHDRLPNETLIDLNRCGVALMEIVSEPDIRSPEEAAAYMRKLRSILRYLGTCDGDMEKGNLRCDANVSVRRAGSDELGTRCEIKNLNSMRFVARAIEHEARRQVELIEGGGHVVQETRLYDSDKGETRSMRGKEEAHDYRYFPDPDLLPIVLGDDLVKRLKASLPELPDQKKERFVRDHGLSAYDADVLTGERATAEYFEVLSAGRDAKQAANWVINDLYGALGRMGLSIEQSPVSADRLGRLLDLIGDGTISGKIAKDIFASMFDDDREPLAIVEARGLRQVSDAGSIEPIVDAVIAAHPEQVTALQKNPKAIGWLIGQVMKQSQGKANPKMVGDLLKVKLELDG; encoded by the coding sequence ATGGACTTGGAGAATGACCCCATGAGCTATCGCATCGAAGGTGCCACCGGCAGCTGGGAGATCGTTTGCGGGCTTGAGGTCCATGCCCAGGTGGCCACGGAATCCAAGCTCTTTTCCGGCGCCTCCACAGCGTTCGGTGGCGCCCCCAACTCCCATGTGGCCATGCTCGACGCGGGCATGCCGGGCATGTTGCCGGTGGTCAACGAGCGGGCCGTTGAAATGGCTGTGATGACCGGGCTCGGCCTGAATGCAAAGATCAACAACCTGTCGATCTTCGAGCGCAAGAACTATTTCTATCCGGATCTGCCGCTTGGCTACCAGATCAGCCAGTACCAGGCACCCATTGTCGGAGAGGGTGTACTGACAATCGACATGGAGGATGGCAGCAATCGCCCCATTCGCATCACCCGGTTGCACCTGGAAGCCGATGCCGGCAAGTCGATACACGACCGCTTGCCCAACGAAACATTGATCGACCTCAACCGCTGCGGCGTGGCCCTGATGGAAATCGTGAGCGAGCCTGACATCCGCTCGCCCGAAGAGGCAGCAGCCTACATGCGCAAGCTGCGGTCGATCCTGCGCTATCTGGGCACATGCGATGGCGACATGGAAAAGGGCAATCTGCGATGCGATGCCAATGTTTCCGTTCGCCGCGCCGGGTCCGATGAGCTGGGCACACGTTGCGAAATCAAGAATCTCAATTCCATGCGTTTCGTTGCCCGTGCGATCGAACATGAGGCACGCCGTCAGGTCGAGCTGATCGAAGGTGGCGGCCATGTCGTGCAGGAAACCCGCCTCTATGATTCCGACAAGGGCGAAACCCGGTCGATGCGTGGCAAGGAAGAGGCCCACGACTACCGCTACTTTCCCGACCCGGACCTCCTGCCCATCGTGCTCGGGGACGATCTCGTCAAGCGGCTGAAGGCTTCCCTGCCGGAGCTGCCGGACCAGAAAAAGGAACGCTTCGTCCGTGACCATGGCCTGTCGGCCTACGACGCCGACGTGCTGACCGGGGAACGGGCCACCGCCGAATATTTCGAGGTGCTGTCCGCGGGACGCGATGCCAAGCAGGCCGCCAACTGGGTCATCAACGATCTTTATGGCGCGCTGGGCCGCATGGGCCTGTCCATCGAGCAGAGCCCCGTTTCGGCCGACCGGCTGGGCAGGCTTCTCGACCTCATCGGCGATGGCACGATTTCGGGGAAGATCGCCAAGGACATCTTTGCGTCAATGTTTGACGATGACCGTGAGCCATTGGCCATCGTCGAGGCTAGGGGTTTGCGGCAGGTCTCCGATGCCGGTTCGATCGAACCCATTGTCGATGCGGTCATTGCCGCCCATCCGGAACAGGTGACAGCCCTGCAGAAAAATCCCAAGGCCATCGGCTGGCTGATCGGACAGGTGATGAAGCAAAGCCAGGGCAAGGCCAACCCGAAGATGGTGGGTGACCTGCTCAAGGTGAAATTGGAACTCGACGGGTAG
- a CDS encoding DUF3592 domain-containing protein, with protein sequence MSVSSASRSSLSTGHILIGLLLLVVRSLIARPRTSLVSAGLIGFGLTGLWQELDRTMHWKQTHGMVLAAIDNRTNNPFRNMIVRYTDAQGDSHDILDGAAAAYLDQGPEAARNVPVMYDPAMPRIARVATSFQWWESARYILLGLLLLAFVVIIPQFARRMR encoded by the coding sequence TTGTCCGTGTCATCCGCCTCCCGTTCCAGCCTCTCCACCGGCCACATCCTGATCGGCCTGCTGCTGCTGGTCGTCCGGAGTCTGATCGCCCGCCCGCGTACCTCCCTGGTCTCTGCCGGGCTGATCGGCTTCGGCCTCACCGGTCTGTGGCAGGAACTCGACAGGACGATGCACTGGAAGCAAACGCATGGCATGGTGCTGGCAGCGATCGACAACCGGACGAACAACCCGTTCCGCAACATGATCGTCCGCTACACCGATGCCCAGGGCGACAGCCACGACATCCTCGACGGTGCCGCCGCCGCCTATCTCGATCAGGGCCCCGAGGCGGCCCGCAACGTCCCGGTGATGTACGATCCCGCGATGCCCCGCATCGCCCGTGTGGCGACATCGTTCCAGTGGTGGGAATCGGCCCGCTATATCCTGCTGGGCCTTCTCCTGCTCGCCTTCGTCGTCATCATCCCGCAATTCGCCCGCCGCATGCGCTAG
- the gatA gene encoding Asp-tRNA(Asn)/Glu-tRNA(Gln) amidotransferase subunit GatA — protein MKELLELSMTEARSKLARREISSVELTQAHVDAVAGARDLNAFILETPDRALEMARASDVRIAANEAGLMEGLPVAIKDLFCTSGIVSTAASHILDGFVPTYESRVTANLWKAGAVCLGKTNLDEFAMGSSNMTSHHGRVKNPWTRKGDNADLVPGGSSGGSAAAVAARIALAATGTDTGGSIRQPASFTGIVGLKPTYGRCSRWGIIAFASSLDQAGPMTRTVADAALMLQAMAGFDANDMTSANLPVPDWPATLKGDVRGRRIGIPREYRVDGLPADIERLWQRGSEQLRDAGAEIVEIGLPHTKYALPTYYIIAPAEASSNLARYDGMRFGLRVEGEDLTDTYMRSRAQGFGTEVKRRILIGTYVLSAGYYDAYYVKAQKVRRRIVEDFSKAFETVDAILTPTAPSAPFRAGEMMDDPVAMYLNDVFTVPSSLAGLPAISVPAGLDGEGLPLGLQVIGRPFDEQTVLDVGAALERAASFDVRPYGLGE, from the coding sequence ATGAAGGAACTTCTCGAACTGTCGATGACCGAAGCACGGTCGAAACTGGCCCGTCGCGAGATCAGCTCCGTGGAACTGACGCAAGCACACGTGGATGCCGTGGCCGGTGCCCGGGACCTCAATGCGTTCATTCTTGAAACGCCGGACAGGGCGCTGGAAATGGCCAGGGCCAGCGATGTTCGGATCGCCGCCAACGAGGCCGGGTTGATGGAGGGCCTGCCGGTTGCGATCAAGGATCTTTTCTGCACGAGTGGCATCGTATCGACGGCAGCCTCGCATATCCTCGATGGCTTCGTGCCGACCTACGAGAGCCGTGTAACAGCCAATCTCTGGAAGGCCGGGGCGGTTTGCCTCGGCAAGACCAATCTCGATGAGTTCGCCATGGGCTCGTCCAACATGACATCCCATCATGGCAGAGTGAAGAATCCGTGGACCCGCAAGGGCGACAATGCCGATCTGGTACCGGGTGGCAGTTCGGGCGGATCGGCGGCAGCGGTGGCAGCGCGGATCGCCCTTGCAGCTACGGGAACCGATACAGGCGGATCCATTCGCCAACCTGCGTCATTCACCGGCATCGTCGGATTGAAGCCCACCTATGGCCGCTGCTCTCGCTGGGGTATCATCGCCTTCGCCAGTTCGCTCGACCAGGCCGGGCCGATGACGCGCACGGTGGCGGATGCAGCCCTGATGCTGCAGGCCATGGCGGGTTTCGATGCGAACGACATGACCTCCGCAAACCTTCCCGTCCCCGACTGGCCGGCAACCCTGAAAGGCGATGTCCGCGGGCGCCGGATCGGCATCCCCAGAGAATATCGCGTCGACGGCCTGCCTGCCGACATCGAGAGACTGTGGCAGCGGGGCAGTGAGCAGCTTCGGGACGCGGGGGCGGAAATCGTCGAGATCGGCCTGCCGCATACGAAATATGCCCTCCCCACCTATTACATCATCGCTCCGGCGGAAGCGTCTTCGAATCTCGCACGCTATGACGGAATGCGCTTTGGCCTGCGGGTCGAGGGAGAGGACCTGACAGACACCTACATGCGCAGCCGGGCGCAGGGCTTCGGCACCGAGGTCAAGCGGCGCATCCTGATCGGCACCTATGTCCTGTCGGCAGGATATTACGATGCCTACTATGTCAAGGCGCAGAAGGTCCGGCGAAGAATCGTCGAGGATTTCAGCAAGGCCTTCGAGACCGTCGATGCCATCCTGACACCGACAGCTCCCTCGGCACCCTTCCGGGCAGGCGAAATGATGGACGACCCCGTGGCCATGTACCTCAATGACGTGTTCACGGTCCCCTCTTCCCTGGCCGGACTGCCGGCGATCTCGGTGCCGGCGGGGCTGGATGGCGAAGGACTGCCGCTCGGATTGCAGGTGATAGGCCGGCCGTTCGACGAGCAGACCGTGCTCGATGTCGGCGCTGCCCTCGAACGGGCAGCCAGCTTCGATGTCCGACCTTATGGACTTGGAGAATGA